aattgaCAAGTTTTGCAcgtttttcaatttagtcctttttaattaattaactatcaaaacgttaaaattttctaacgaaactttaatactaccttaatgaaactccataaatatttataaaaatatttatggctcagtttatagaatCGAGGTCTCGATGCCTCATTTTTTAAACCGCTTGACCaaataaatccttataaaacataaattatgaatacaaaaatctttctaaaatcacatttgactcgtaatttctaaataataaaatttacgagcttactcgtTAGATTTGGTAGCctcaaaccactgtttctgacaccactgaaaattaggttgttacaactcCCACCCCTTTAGGAAATTTCGTCCTTGAAATTTGTTACCTGAGAATAGATTCAGATACTATGACCTCATTGATTTTTTGGtttcccaggtagcttcttcaAAACCATGTCGATGCCACAAGAATTTTACTAATGGTACTCGTTTATTCCGCAATTTTACTAATCGTACTACCTGGATGAATATAATACGTGCTATTGTGAGCTTCAGAAAGaatattatttctcaaatcTAAATTATTTGGACCATAAATTCTATTACAATAACGCAACATACCACTATCATCAACACTATACTCTGAACTCTGATTTTCCTGAACCATTTGTCGTTTTAACACCAATTTTGAATCGTCATCTTACAATTCTCAAATTCATTGCAGAAACAAGGGTTTCGTTCTCAATTCTGCTAATACAGAACcatctttattaaaatttaaatgagcATTCAACGCTCGAAGTGCAAACAATGATGACTTCCAACTAAATGCATCCGCAACTACATTAGCCATTCTCAGGTGGTAGTTAATAACCAGATCGTAATCTTTTAGTAATTCTAGCCACCGTCTCTGTCTCAGATTCAACtatttctgagtcatcaagtacAGATTCGactctttctgagtcatcaagtactTTAGACTTTTGTGATTTGTGAATACATAACATTTCTTGCCATataaataatgtctccaaatcttcaaagcgAATACAATTGCAGCCAATTCAAGATCATGtgtaggataattcttctcgtgcGGCTTTAATTGTCGAGAAACATAGGATACTACCTTTCCTGACTGCATcagtacacaacccaaaccattaaGAGATGCATCACTATATACAACATATGATACGCTAGATTCTGGCTGAGTCAAGACTAGAGCTTCTGTCAACATCTTCTTCAGctgatcaaaactttgttgacactcATCGGACcaaacaaattcaacattttttgtAATAATAGGGTCAACGGCGAAGCAATAATCGAAAAGCTTTTGACAAAGCGTCAGTAGTAACTTGCTAGACCCAGAAAACTTCACACTTCTGAAACATTTTTCGGAGTTTTCCAATATGCCACAGCAGAAACTTTACTCAGATCAACTCGAATTCCATTAGCTGATACAATGTAACCCAAAAACCCAACCTTGTGAAgctagaattcacatttactaaactttgtgTACAACTGCTTTTCTCATATTTCCTCAAATGTTGTGCATGCTCGGATTCTGTCTTGGAATAGATTAGTATATCATCGATAAAtacaaccacaaatctatccagataaggttgaaaaatatgattcatTAAATCCGTAAAAGCAGCAGGAGCAttcgtcaaaccaaatggcattaccaaaaactcataatgaccGTATCGAGTTTTGAAAGTAGTATTTGGCACATCACACTCTTTAACCTTCAACTAATAATACCTGGATCTAAGTTTTATCTCCGAAAACACCGCTGCACCTTTCAGTTGATCAAATAGATCGTCAATACGTGGCAAagggtatttatttttaattgtgacCTTGTTCAATTGTTTGTAATCTATGCACAGTCTCAAagaaccgtctttctttttcacaaataaaatagGTGCACCCTAGGGAGACATGCTCGGTCTGATAAACCCTCAGTCTaataactcttgcaactgtgcctttaactcttttaattcaactGGTGTCATATGGTATGGTGTTACTGATATCAGAGTAGTTCCAGGAATCAcatcaattacaaactcaacttcacgATCAGGTGGTAAACTCGACAATTCCTCAGAAAATACATCAGCAAACTCACCAACAACCGGTAACTGATCTAGCTTTGATTCTGAACCCCGAGTATCAAAAATATAGGCTAAAAATGCCTTATTACCTTTTCGCATCAATCTCTAAGCAGAAATAGCTAAAATGATTCTAACAATATCTTTCAGATTCTCAGACTCAACTGATATCATCTCTCTTGTCTAACTTTTCAAGTCAAtccatttctattttcaatttaccaCAACTTCATGTAAAgataaccaatccattcccaaaataacatcaaattcctaAAAAGGTAACAACACCAAATCAGCAGGGAATTCATAGCCTTTCACTTTCAGTGGACAATTACaacacactaaattaactattacACTTTAACCCAATGGATTAGTAACTTGAATATCATAATCAATAGATTCAACAGGTAACTTCTTTTCCGCTACTAATGCAGTGCAAATATAGGAATGAGTTTACCCAGGGTCAATCAATACATACATAGTAACATCAAATAGATAGAATGTACCAGCAATTACATATGGAGTAGTGGCTTCCTCTCTAGCTCGAATAGCATAGTTACGTGCAGATGCTCTAGCCTCTGACTGAGCAGCAGTATCTTTCATTCCTAAACGAGCAGTCCCTATGGCACTATTTTGACCCGAACGTCTACTTCTCTGAGAAGTAGCTaattacttttcatttttctcttcatcCTCTTTTTGCAATTGAGGACAATTTCggataaaatgattaattgctCCACATTTGTAACAAGCCCCCACTTTACTTCTACACTCACCAGGGTGCTATTTCCCACAGTATCTGTATTTAGGCTTAGGAGCATTCTGCACACTACCCACACTAACAGCGGGTCTAGTAGTTACCCCAAAAACTTGTTGAATCGTCTTATTTTTATTCGAACGTTCAGGCATTGAGGTAGCTCGACTGAAATCATCTTTATACTTTTTCGCTGGTAATGCTGAAAATGATTTAGAAGAACCTCTTTTGTAAGATTCTCGATTACGTCTATCTCGTTGTATTTTTCTGTTATACACCTCTTCCATCTTCTATGTGAGATCAgacaaaacaacaaattctcGTATTTCAGTGCCTccaatcatcattttaatttcatcattcaacccttcttcaaactagatacacatttcttcttcgGTTGGTACAATTTCCCGAACATATTTACTGAGGTATATAAATTCCCTCTCATACTCAGTTACTAATCTGTTCCCTTGGTGCAACTCAAGGAATTCCCTCTTTTTTTATCTAGATACATTTTGccgacatatttctttttaaattcactCTAGAAATATTCCCAGGAAATTTTCTCCCTTGGCACTACAACCACTATTGTTGACCACCAGTTATATGCTTCCTCTTTCAATAATGAAACAACACATCTAAGATAATCATCAGGGGAGCAagttatttcttcaaaaacccTTATTACATTTTGAAGCCAATACTCAGCCTTAACTAGATCATCCTCTGACCTACCCTGAAATTCTTCAGCCCTATACTTTCTAAGTTTCTTAATCGGAGTACGGTTACTAGATTCAGTCACTAGAGGAGGTGGAGGTGCAACCGGAGGCACTACATGTAGTACAGTAGGGAAAGGAGGTTGCTGAGCCAAATTTTTTCCCTACATAAACTCACTAAACCACTGGTTCATATATCCAAAGAACATGTTTTTAAGTTCTTGCTCTTGAGCTGAAGGGATTGGGACATTACTACTCGTCCCATGTTTAGAGGTCTGTGCTCTACTATTAACTTCATCATTGTCAGCACGTTCTGACCCGTCTGACATCTTTACAATCTATAAGAAATAGAAAGGTTAGATCGGAtcatacacatcacactatcatagatttatatggcatgtatttctaaacaTTTCACACGCTACGTTTAGTCCAAGAATTGGCTAaatcatagctctgataccactaaatgaaACACCCTAACCTTAATTTGTCACCGAAATAGGGtaacagagcattaccgaactttttaggtcaattatgaacatttcatacaatttaatatatatattagaaactAATCATAatcactcatattgtcccttatatgagctctcgaggcccaaaatgcacattagaaacaaattgggactaaaccagaaactcgaaatttttcacaaaattttaaaattttcctaaagtGCAAGGGACACGCTCCTGTGttgctaggccatgtgagccaAACACGCGTATGTattaggccatgtgggcattcgatgcgaggcacacggtcgtgtcccagcccgtgtccatactcgtgtaactctctgacttaagtcacatggccaagccacacgcccgtgtgataGACTGTGTGAAAAATTCTGGGTAttctatttctcaattttaaagatacaggggacacacggccagaccACACGCCCGGTGTTAGGCcgtatgtcacacacggctgagccacacgcccgtgtctctgcccgcgtagacgaaaataggccaATTCAtggccacatttctcacccataTTTGATTTCAACCTAAACACTTCAAATTTCGTACTCATAGGCCATAACAAGACTTTCAATACACTCAACTCAAGCTTTAAGCATGtcatattatttcatatatcatagcatatcaatttagtcctttttaattaattaactctcaaaacgttaaaatattctaatgaaactttaatactaccttaatgacactccataaatatttataaaaatctttaTGGCTCAATTTATAGAATTAAGGTCTCGATgcctcattttctaaaccacttgacctgataaatccttataaaacacaaattactaatacaaaaatctttctaaaatcacatttgactcgtaatttttctaaataacaaaatttacaagcttactcgtcgaatttggtggtctcgaaccactgtttctaacaccactaaaaTTCAAGTTGTTACAACTGGTCAGAGTTGGAATCCAAGTTAATTGGGACAGATTTGATTCATGAAAATGAAGACAAAGTCTGTACTATTCGTGATTTCCTGAACACCGCATCAGATCGTCAGAAATCGTACacaaacttgaaaagaaaagatataaaatttttcGTTGGTGATCGAGCATTTTCAAAAGTTTCACCATGGAAGAAGGTGTTACAGTTCTGCAGAAAAGGAAAACTAAGTTCAAGGTTTATTAGGCtgtatgagattattgaaagaatcggTCCTGTAGCTTACAGATTGGCTCTACCTcctaaacttgaaaagattcacaatgttttccatgtttcgatgctgAGATTGTGTatatcagatccttcacatgtgatttaTTCTAGTGAGATTAAATTACAGCTTGGTCTATCGTATTCAAAAGAATTGATAAAGATTGTAGCTCGCGAGGTAAAAGAACTCTGGAATAAACGGGTACCAttagtaaaaattttatggcatcGGTATGGTATTGAGAAATCTACTTGGGAAACCGGGAAATCAatgaaattacaatattcaaacTAACTTTCAGGATAAAGTTTTAAGGACGAAATTCCTTAatgggagagttgtaacagcctgttttccaatggtgtcaaaaatagtggttttgagacaaCAATTCTGATGTGTCAGTCCTTAAATCACATTAGAGTCGTGTTAAAATgtggttatgaaattttaaaaattcagatagttaattaagtaaaaaggactaaatcgtaaaaagtgaaAAGGTCATTTACTATTAGTATATTTGAGTCAAATGGATGGAAAAACATTATTGCATGGTTTTAGATGGCCATTATACCATTGCTAATGCCAGTGGTCGGTTAAACAACTatgttttataatgtttatgttttaaattatttaataaatgttaaaataaaatgaataaaacttaaaacataaaaaaggtatcatcttctttctttttaacctATTTTCACCGAACCACCATTTTCAAGCTTGAGAAGCTTTAGCTTTGATTATGtccttgcatggtatgtatttatcacctgtttttagtaatttttatgtttttgagattgttatagcttaatctagctaacctagGGACTAATTCGTGATTTTgtcaaagttttaaaaactttccattgatgtttatgattttttttttagtttttaacagTTTAGTTTGAAGCTCGATGATGAATttagactaaattataaagttctTTTTGTATAGTTATTatgtttaaggattaaattaaaaataagttaaataggCAAGGTTTTCATGAAAAATTCTAGCATGTGTGGACTATATTTGGGTGTAAATGAATTCGGCATTTAGATATAAGGTTTAATTGTGCAAATAATCTTGTTTTGGtcttaaggaccaaattgattaatGTGTAAAAGTCTAGGGCAATtgtgaaaaattgtaaataggaagacatatgtattaaattgaatattttatggaCTTAAggctaataaattgaaataaactattttatagatcaagaaccatGAGACAAtcaaggaaaaaagaaagttatTAATTAGTCCCCGAAATTTTACTAtctctacaatttagtcctggTAAGTTCTTAcggtaatattttttatattttagtaatattactattaaattctatcatttgatgaaattggttataaattgaaatgtggCAATTGAATTGTtgagaaaatgattaaaatgtcaATTGTTATACGATTATGTGAATCGATCCCAGATGAACATAGGATAGGATATAATtagcatgccaataggttatattgTGCGCTGTAGAGGATTGACATATGATGAGATGATGATTTCTGACTTGTTATTATTATCCACCGAATACACCAAAGtttagcatttgttgcggactatTAGGTTATATTTACAGTGATTCCGACGTGTTACCGGAGGTGGATGTAAAGCCTACATGCTTGGCACTTGGTGCCTAGGCGTGTTTCTGAAAAGATGTTAGCCTACAAGCTAGGCACTTGGTGCCAAGGCGTGTTCTCGATTGGTTTGGCTCGTTTGAGCTTTCTAGTGTGTTTCAGGTGATTAACCACATATCTGTATCCGTTATATCGCTTATCGGGCAAATTTATAATGGTAGATGACTTGTTATGGATATATAaatgttttcataatttttcggTATTATCTTGACTTGATAGCGAATGATCTTGTGTGATTGAATGGATTATGcaacttgtatatatatatataaactaactTGTTGAATGATTGTGGATGACAGGATGGTTATTTATTAATCTTGCTAATGTATAATTGCTATCCTTATAAGGTAAGTTTTATTGTTTTGAccattgaacttactaagctctattgAAGCTTACTCGTGTCATTTTTCTGTTTCCTTGTAGATAACGTTTTGCGGATCAGGCGATCGGATCAACCTGAATATCACACTACCCAGATatttatcggtagattttgatatgTTAACCTTttggttatatggcatgtaataggtgtgTCTTGTATATGTTTGAGATACTTATTACAAATGGTACATATTATACTTGTGTGATGTTGTTTGAGTTGGATTTTAACTTGTGTATATGcctttggttttggtttgtacaTGCTTTTATACATATGTCTTTGGTTATTTGGTACATGACTCATGGAACTGTTTGAAATATGGTAGATTAGGATGTGAATGGATTGAATGAATGGACTTGTGATATTTGAATGCAAGTAGTTTGGTTTGTAAACTGGATTTGGTTTGATAATTGAATGGTGGTGCCAATGAGggtatattggttaggcacataggttgaatgttttggtatgttttgagcaTGTTTGAATGTGGTTTGAAGGTATAAAAATGGTGGTTTTTGGTTTGTCTTGGTACCTAAGATTTGAATGAAGTTTTGCCTTGTTTAGGAAGTCAATTAACgtgcacacggcctaggacatgGGTTGTCACATTGTCCTGTGCCACACACAATCataccacacggtcgtgtgtcatctTGATTTTAGTGTACGATTTTCCACATGGTATTAAGCTGTTACATGGCTtggagacacggtcgtgtgaacTTATTTCGATTTGTACACGGGCGGGCACACGGGCTGCGACACGGTCATgtaaccaaaatttcaaattgtacacggtttggccacacgaccatgttctTGAGCCACACGGTTTGGGCTCtgtcacatggcctagccacaaggccatgtgacccttgttttcaaaattttttcaaattttccatgtttttctattttgtttaaaataagtCCCAGAttgtttttaaactatttttaaggtctTATAAGCTCGATTTATAGCCTATAAGTGTATATATGTTATGCTCAATATGTGGAATGAagaatgataattaaattaatgtttgaaTGGTATTGTGACATTATTTGATTAATGTGTGTCGtcatactctgtaaccctaattcggtaatgaagacgggttaggggtgttacatttaatccTCTCAAGTAATCAGCAAACCTAGGAGTGGATGGCGTGTGGGAACTCAGAATAGGATTCTTTCGATAAACTGGTTTAATTGGACTTTATGTTTAATTTGGACTTTTCGGACTTTTGAACTGTAAATTGTTTTGGactttacttttgttttagtGTGCTTTTCCGAATTAagtagtattaaatttatatctGCAAAATGATTTGATGCAAACTAAACCATGGTTTTCAAAACCTTATAGCTTAATATGTTCCACTGCAAAATGTTATAATCACTTTAATGTTTTCTTGAAATAAAGTAACGATTTTAACAagaatttttcctaaaactggAAAATGATTTATCAATGTGTACATTGTTTTAACCACATGATTTCAAAGTAAATTTATGGGTTTTCAAGCCAGTTAAAGTAACTCCTCAGGATTTGTTCACAACGTCCAAGTCGGTTTAAGGTGTTACACCACAATTGTTTCTTCTTGTCTCCTCCTGTATTATACCTTgtatcaaaaaattattttatatttttttataattgcttgacaagaaaatatatacataattaaattaactataaagttcacttaattttttaagaagtAAGAGAAAGTTATTCATATTTAATCACCAAatagggaaaaattaaaaaatagaggtcaaaattaaattataattttatgatagcaaaaatataatttcactattttaatagattatatctttataattttaaaagattaaatcaaattttatatttttaagcggggcagaatataattttatatttactaatttaataatttaaaagtttttaaagaatttaaaaaaaatcattttaggtaCCCGTGCCACAGCTAATTTCACCCCTTGCACCAAACTTGATAGTAATAAGGATTTAAAATATCCAAATTATGTCACTGACTAGTTAACACACCACCTTCGACTTCAGTTAGATATTAATGTTATAGTTTCCCCGTCAAAATGTAAATTGATGGCCACCTACAGTCGCACAAAATTTAATGTTTGCCCTTTCGATACGGTAAAGTTCGCTCCACCGGTAGACATCTTTTTAGACCCTCCAAGCCGTAACTTACCTATTTTgggaaaaatggatggaaattATGCTACAAGTAAATACAATagagttataatttattttaaaataattaaaaatatttttatgagaataattataatattaggtaataaattatattactatcatcttaaaaattaaaatttttaaacatcaataaaataatgtcacgtcattaaattttaaaaataataatttttatacactTATCTATATCTAATATATTCTCCAACTTAATTTTACtctaattacatttcttaaaataattaattttaaattataaaaaaacatctttttttacaaattttaatcattttattttttcataagttaatatttttgtgcaaccaatttttaaaaattagtatttttctGCAATTTTTTCCATGCCATTGATacataatattgttaatttttttactctAAACTCCAAACCTTGAACTCGAAGTCTGAACCTTGAATCCCGAGGTTTAAGGTTTGGATTCATAGTTCAAGTTTAAGGGTTTAGAGTTATGAGTAATGAGTTTAGGATTCAGGATTTGAGATTATGGGTTTGAGCTTTAGAtttagaatttgatgttttaggttttagattcaagattttagattttagattcagggtaaaaaaaattactaaaattatgtgtcaatgacatgaaaaaaattgttgaaatgccattaaataattgaaaaaggaTCGTGAATAATATGGTGGGAATGATCCATAAAATAACTTCTCTATGGATtgagtgtataataataatttaatatctttaaatttaatgatgtgacaaaattttattgatgcatacaaatattaattatattataaacttttgtaaaaaatcataattgttacaattattgtataaattttagaatttgtcacccggtgaaaaaaaaattattttatacgataacttttattgaatttattataatcttatgtaaaataaaaacaaaacaaaaaaaatcataattgtaACCAACCGTGTATAAATATGATACGAAGACAGAGGCACAGGGCAAACACAAACAAAGGCAAAGCTGAGCTCTGCTATAGCtgattcaataataaaaactcGTCAGGGTTTTTCTACTTTCTATATAGGAACCTACCTTTTACTTTCCCTCTCCCCCTTCTTATCTCcataatttttccttaatttctttCATGGATAGATACATGGATTTACAAGGGAAACACCTTGATTATGCTCTTAATGGCAAAGTAATGCTCTGCACTGGCGTCGTTCTCTTCATTCTATTACTTACCGTACTCTGCTTCCACAGCTACGTGCGTATCCTCTTCCGCGATATCCGTCGCCGTCACATGCGCCGTCGTGCTCAGCGATTGCTCTCTATTTCCACTGCCGGTACTACTTCTTCCACCACCGGTGCTTCCAAGGGTTTGGATTCTTCCGTCATTAGAACGATCCCTACTATTGTTTACACCACTAAAGCTAGTTATTTCCCTCCGCTGGAATGCGCCGTTTGCTTGTCTGAATTCGAGGATGACGAGAAAGCCCGCGTATTGCCTACGTGCAATCACACCTTCCACGTTGACTGTATCGACATGTGGTTTTATAGTCACTCTAACTGTCCAATGTGTAGAGCTCCGATCCAGGCTGTTATTCCGGTCAACCCACCGAAAACATTAGAGCAGACCGCCGCTACAGTATCTGAAACAGCCCTACCATTGCCTCCTGGAGACGATATTGAAGCGAACAGCTTTTTCCCTCCTTCTTCCTCGTCGTCTTCGTCGTCGTCATTGGAGATGGAAAGTTGCCCCATGAAACGACTAGAGCTAGTGGGACTGGGAACTGTTGTGGAGGTCACCATCGGAACTCCATGTGGAATCGGGTTCGGGTTATCGGATCCTGGGTATAAGAAGGATTTGGAGTGTATAGTATAAAACAGTAGAAATTCCAGAAAAATGCAGTTGGATTTTGTAACCCTGTCAAAGCGctgaaaaaggaaagaaacaagAATTGGTGTTAGCGAAGCAAGAGTTAGGGAAACAGCTGGCGTTTCTGTCTTTACATGTCAGCTAGTTGCCCGATCATGGTTGAAAATTGTCTAATaagatcttttaattttaattagacttAAATGACAATTTACCCTCTCAACTAGACATTTTAATTCATGCCGCAAGTTTTTACttcattattttgattttttcaagtACAAATCTCAaatctatatataaattttgatttaatatgtaatttaatatataaattttaatttaatatatttatatttataaaatttaaatgtatacacattttatttttaattcaatcatacatatttagaaaatataaataaatcaatttatttttatattagataaatataactATTTGTGTATACCATATAGAagtataaaatgatgttattaatatttaaatattaataacttgtgagaatcga
The Gossypium raimondii isolate GPD5lz chromosome 8, ASM2569854v1, whole genome shotgun sequence DNA segment above includes these coding regions:
- the LOC128042996 gene encoding uncharacterized protein LOC128042996, whose product is MKDTAAQSEARASARNYAIRAREEATTPYVIAAEKKLPVESIDYDIQEFDVILGMDWLSLHEVVRLMRKGNKAFLAYIFDTRGSESKLDQLPVVGEFADVFSEELSSLPPDREVEFVIDVIPGTTLISVTPYHMTPVELKELKAQLQELLD
- the LOC105790842 gene encoding RING-H2 finger protein ATL5 — protein: MDRYMDLQGKHLDYALNGKVMLCTGVVLFILLLTVLCFHSYVRILFRDIRRRHMRRRAQRLLSISTAGTTSSTTGASKGLDSSVIRTIPTIVYTTKASYFPPLECAVCLSEFEDDEKARVLPTCNHTFHVDCIDMWFYSHSNCPMCRAPIQAVIPVNPPKTLEQTAATVSETALPLPPGDDIEANSFFPPSSSSSSSSSLEMESCPMKRLELVGLGTVVEVTIGTPCGIGFGLSDPGYKKDLECIV